The genome window TGGGGTTTGTCAACCTCGGTTTATCTCTTTTTtagaccccactcatgtgggagcctttGGCATTGTATCTGTCAACCTCGGTCTATCCTTTTTTTAGACCCCACTAATGTGGGAGCTTTTGACACTGGGTTCAAAGGAAGTGCTTTAAATCGGTTTATCCCTTTCCCAGACCCCACTCTGGGCTTGTTCGATTACGTAAATCCAGATGGGGGTTGGAGAGGATTAAATTCCTTACTAGTCATTTTTTactaggaggggatttaatcctcCTCAAATCCCCTTCTGGATTGGCGTACCCGAACAAGCCCTCATGCGCCTTTGACACTGGATCTGTCCTTTTTTACGTATGCAAAGGAAGTGCTTTAAATCTCACTGCAGCAGTTATTTTTTAGACATCTTGGATGCTTGCGAACCTTAAATTGGTTCACTTAGCGTGCTTCTTGCTGATTTAGTTACCACCTTACCCATGTAGCATATTTACATAGTGGTTTCTAGTTTAATCAGTCAATCGATTTCATGAAATATTCTAGTTTCTTAGTTGAGTTTGTAATTAACTCACGCGTATACAGATGTTACTCTTCAGCTATTGCAACATAGCCTTTTGTATAGTGAGTTGCTTTCTGTGCTGAAAGGCACTGATATTTTCATTGGGTGATCGATTTACTTATTTTTTAAACCTTTTGCCAGAACTTCGTTGGTCTTTCCATATCTGATGGTTACATTGCTACTGGCTCTGAAACAAATGAGGTATGCATTCCTTAGCTAAGCTTCCACAAACTTGTCTGGACATCGGACTCGTAGTTAGATTGGCCAGGACTTTACCTACCTTTAAGCAAAAATCATAGGGTACGCGTGTAAATATTACATTTGTTGCAAGGAAGCTGATGTTTATTTGTGATGCATATAGTGTAGTTCAGGATGCTCATGATTGTATTCATTTGGTATGCCATGTGTATATATGTCATATACAACGAGACTGGAGTGACTTTCATACTTCtctaacaacaacaacaaaatcTTTTAGTCCTAAACAAGTTGGGTATACTAGAGTTGAAACGCAATAGAATCTACAAGTTAGGTTGAGGCACATGGATAACTGATTTTTATACATTTCTATTAAGGCTAAATCTTTGGGTATATTCTATGCTTCCGAGTTCCTTTTTACTATCGTTTTCTATGTCGACTTCAGTCTTTCCAAGCCTCTCTTTCTATTAGGGCTCGTTTGTttcccttcattttgaggaattggaatctaacTAATATAGTAGgttattttttagaatgtgacattccataaCTTTCCAAAGTGtacatataagtctatctcaaattcatgaggtAAGAGATGGAAattaattctatagatttacatgctattatTCTAATGTACAATTTAtaacactcttctacttgcttctctataacataaatgtagtgtataattatctctctcatatgatttaggataatatacaaatataataCATAGATAAATATATTAACTTAGTtaattttgtctaaattataattattagaatgaaattcaattccaacAAAACAAACGAGCCGTTACTATCATGGCTTAGAATTCTACTACGTATTGGTGCCTTTGGAGTCTCCGTTGGACATATCCAAGCCATCTCAATTGGTGGTAGACAAACTTTTCTTCAATGGGTGCTATCCCTAAAGTATCACATATATTATTGTTCTAGACTCGATCTTTTCTTGTATGACCATAAATTTAACGCAACATATGCATTTCTGCAAATGAACACAACATTTACACAAGATACTTCTCTAAGTTCCCGCTTTATATAAAGGAAGGAATCGAAATTATGATGGAAGCAGGTGAAATGAATATCCTGTTGTAGGTGAGCGGTCATTATGTAGTGACTAGGTTTTAAGCAGCATGTGCTGTGTCAAACTGTCAATAGAGAAATGAATGCATGAACTTGGTATCCTCTTTTTTAATATAGATTGGTACATGTGTCCAATGCCTATTCATATCCTTTTTCATGAGGAGGATTGGAATTGCATTGAATAAAATGTTTAACTCACCTTTTTCTTACTTCTCCACAGGTTTTTGTCTACCACAAAGAATTTCCCATGCCAGTGTTGGCTTATAAGTTCAGCGTGACGGACCCTATATCGGGACAGGAGATTGATGATCAGTCACAGTTCATTTCATGCGTCTGCTGGAGAGGGCAGTCTTCAACTCTACTTTCTGCAAATTCCAGCGGCAACATTAAGATCTTAGAAATGGACTGAGGAGTTTGCATCTGTTTGAGTCTCAGCTATAAATAGACCGACTTCTTAGGCCGTGCTCAACAAATCATGCATATAGCCGTGGTAGATGTCACTGTCTAGGGAGTTGAGTTTAAAATGAGAGATTGGATGAGTAATGCTGCTAGAGATAGCTTACCAAGTTGTGCGCGTGCGTGGCTTCAAAATTTGTGGCGATTAAATCCAGAGTTGCCAACGGTGCAGCTTAATCCGAGTTGCAGAGTTGGGAAAGGTAGTAGCTGTAGCAGATTTAGCGTGGTTTTATAGGATTACAGATTAGCGTGGTAGCAAAAGTAGCATAAATAGGAAACAGAATTGGGGCGTGGGATAGTACCACGGGGAAAGGTTTTGTACATCATTGGTTTGAGGTATACTTGTACAGGCAATCAATCCAGTTTCTACCTACCAGTACCAGCATCAGACTTGCTCTTGTCATAGTGTTACTTGAAAGGTGAAAGGTATAAATCGCTGTACATCTGTTGAATCAGACATCAGCATTTGCATCATTATCTCCCTTTTTTATTTTCCATATAATATTGATGAATGTGTTAGGTCGCAGACATCATAAGACTTGTTGGCATTCGTCTGCAGACGTGAGGCGAGGAGCTGTGCATAAGTTAAAAGAATCTTCAGTATTTGTCTAATGCTCCGTTTGTATTGTCGATATTGGAGCACAAAACAAATTGGAATCAGCTTTCCTAAAAGAGCCCAGCATAAGGCCGCTACTTCGAGTAGAAACATTGATTTCAGCGTTTTATTAAGACTCTGAAGCTATCCCCGAACATATGGTCCGCATGATGGATTGAAGCCAGTGGTCATCTGAAAAATGCTCCAGACTGAATGAGCTAAACGACACTCAAGGAAGAGATAGTTAATAATCTCCTCAATATGGCAGGAAGCACAATTTAAACTTCCTTGTCAGCTATATTTAGCCAAATTGTCTTTAGTGAGGAGAACGTCCTTCCGTAGATACCAAAGAAAGATTTTAATTTTTAAGGGGACCTTCAAACTCCATAAATCTCTATTTACTCTGGGGGAGTTACTAAGCAATAAGGCAGCCTAATGTGATTTTATCGAGAACTTTCCATTTAGGCTAAGGTTCCAGTAAAAGGCATCCTGAACCTAGGTCAACTCCTCCCTCCAGCCATGACAACAAAGAGATCTAATCATCTAGGTTGGATCCATAAGGTTGTCTTCTCCAAGATATGTTAAGAGGGTAGGAATCTATTACTTCTGCTATCGTTATGGGTCAGGGTCTGGCAATGTTATACAAGGCAAGATACTGGTCTTAATTGAGATCTGTCTTGTACAACAAAGGTTCTAAAACGTAGGAACTCTAGTTTTACCTTCATTATACTAGACCAAAAGCGGGAGTCGCCAGATTTCCACTCCACTCGAGCCAGGGGTTTTGGATCTATATACTTTTTCGGAGATTTTGTTGCCACAATCCATCAAAGGTAAGTAATTTATACAACCACTTGCTAaggagggccttattcttagtttTCAGGTCCAGAATCCCAAGATCCCCTTGGTCCTTGGGCTGACACACAATGGACCGTTTAGCAAGCCTGTATTTATTTTTGTGTTCATCTCCTTGCCAGAAGAATCTTGATCGAAAGTAATCCAATTTCTTAAGAATTCCACTAGGTATGGAAAAGAAAGACATCATATACATTGGAAAGCTACTAAGCACAGAGTTAATTAACGTCAGACGATCGCCGACTGAGAGAGCTTTCCCTTTCCAGCTACCAAGTCTCTTTCTTGAAGCGTTCTTCAACTCTAGCCCAATCACGATTTCTTAGTTTCCTGAAATGGATTGGTATACCATGATAGTTGATTGGAAAATTTCCAGCTTTGCACCCAAAGAGTTCTTTATATAGCTCTATATGATCCCAGGCATCCCCGAAACAGAACAACTCACTCTTATAGAAATTGATCTTTAGACCTGAGTCTAGCTCAAAAGCAAATAGAAGAAGCTTCAAATTGTGAAACATTTGCAATAGATCTCCCTTGATAGTTTCCTAGAGCTACTGATAAAACTCAACAGGAAAACCATTTGGACCTGGAGTTTTATTGTGTTTCATAGAAAATGGCCTCTTTAATCTTATTTTCTGAAAACTCGGCTGTGAGAAAGTTGTTTTCCTGGCTAAAGACATGAGGTATGGCTAGGTTTAAGGATTCATATAAGGAGAATGAATTGCCTTCCGATTCATCAAATAAACCCTTATAGAAGCGACATCCAAACAATAGAATTagaattatattttatttcaatATCATGACTGATTTAATATTGAATCCAATTTAATTTCATGCCCTACAATATTGGCATCCAAACGGAGCTTGTGACATATAAGACATTTTGGTTTTGCATGTACATTATTTTTGTACTACGATATCGCTAACAATAATATAATATATAGTAAAATTTATGCATTAAAAACAAAATGCCTTAGAACTGGAAGAGTACTGGACAAAGAATATGATTAAATGTATATATCTACCCAGTCGTGGAGCGTGATGGACGGACCTTCTTCTCGTTTGTATATATCTACCGATAATAAATAGATTTTACTATCCTTTTATTGTTTAACTTCAATCGTAAATACTGACAAGAAGAGAGGGTCGAAGCTAGGGTTTGAATTTGAGGGGACAATTTAGATTGAGAGGGTCTGTTATATGATATTttgtattatatatatatatatagtgatTAGCTAGAAAAAATAGTGGCCCCTGATTAGAGTACAAGACAAACAGAGTGCGTGCTGGACAGCCCCCGTGATGCGGCTCGGCCGTTGGGCTTTCGTCTTCGTGTCCGTGGGCCGTGGTAGCAGTTATTACTAGTCCAATCCTGCTGCCATCTCTACGCTGGACTGGATGTCGTCGTATTCGCCGCGCCCTGGCGTTCGACGGCCGCCGGCAGACATGCGACGCACAGCACACGATCTGAGGTGCTTTGCCGAACTGATCGAGCATGGAGCAGCACTTGATCAACAACACACGAACGAAGCACAAAAGGCACATCGGCTTCATGACCTTGCTTATTATTAATTATACTGTAATTTACAGCCCCATCCCTGACGGGATGCGGGCGATCGAGCCCTTTGGAAGTCTCTATTAGAGGGCCGTTCGCGGTCATCAGTCACACTTGGAGCGGTCCTGCGGCGCGAACGTGAAGCTGCCGGCCGAGTAGCGCGCCTGCAGCCCGTCGGTGCGCGTGACGAACCTGCGGAACTTGAGCGGAGACCCCTTGTTGCGGCCGGGGCTGACGGCCACGCGGCAGCCGCGCACCGGCGACCGCGGCACGTACACCTTGCAGTTCCTGCTCGTGAAGGGCGCCGCCTGCGCCCCCGTCTGGACCAGGAAGTAGCCGTGCGCGTTCGTGGCGCTCCACACGGACAGCGCCCGGCGGCCATGCCGGCACCGCAGCAGCGCCGAGGCGTCTGCACGCACATATATGCATACTGTGATCAGAAATGCATGCATGGCTGGAGACCGACGCTGCTGATGAGCacgtacgaacgaacgaacgaatggACTTACTCCGGAGTGGCGACGCGTCCCTGGACTCGACGTAGCCGCGGTACCGGCAGCTCTTGCACCAGACGACGCCCTCCACCCCGATGGTGAAGTTGATGGGGTTTGGCTGCCGCTGGGGCACGCCCATGGCCGAGCCTAGGGACGGCAGGCCGCACACGGCTAGGGCCACGAGGATCAGGCAGCCTAGGACGCTTCTGATCGCTAGAGAAGACGACGACGCCATTGTAGCTAGCTACTATGACATTCCCTAGTGAATAATGGTCATGGCAATACAAGCCCCTGAAGAGCAGCGCAATTTGTAGCCAACGACGAGCTAGCTAACGCGTCGAGTCGTCAGAGAGTAGTAGATTCCGGCGGCCGGCTCTGGGCTGGCTCAAGCTTAGAGATACCGGCAGATCGATGCTTGCGTTGCGTGTGCTCGACAGATGCCGCCTGCATATGGTTGATTGGGGAAACGGGTTCTAGGGCTTGCATTACGTGCATATGGCTTGGCGGTTCATCGATCGCAAGCGAGTAGCAGCATCCGTAGTACGTGGTTGCGGCTCCTGCACTTTATAATACCACGACTGGATAGAGCTGGACTTGCTTAAATCTAACTGAAAAAGGAGCATAAATTGAATATAAAGAAAAAGACACTAAGAGTTGGTTTGGTGGACAGTGAATTAAAGTGAATCATGAGAGAGTAATCCACTTCctatttaattttgaatagcaagagaattccttcccatagatcctcTCCAATTACTTGGTCACCAAATCAGTCCTAAATTGTTGTTTTACTCCCCCGCTACTCAAACATTCAAACAGTTTTGGAGGGTGAGTGATCTGATGTTATTTAACAGTGTTCTGTATAATGTTATCCCTCATCCTTGGTCATTAaaaccttgttcggttatttttatTCTACATAGATTATATAGGGTTggaaaaaaaatagaaaaaaataacTTGCTAGAAATTTAAATCCACTCGGGCTTTGTTCGGTTAGTCTAGATTGGAGGCTGGAACCATTCGAGTTCATCAAACTAATACAAATTTGCGAACTATTCCAATCCAAAACTAATCCAAAAACGCATTCAGGAAGAACCGAACGAGCACTCAATCTCGTTCAATCCCATATATGGATGAGATTAAAACGAATAGACCCTAAACGATCGAGTGTGGATGGAGGAGTACAAGAGTTTAGTAGTCATTAGCAGCACCCCATGATTGATAGCTAGTGTGCGTATGGAGGAATCCCTGAAAACCGAAAGGTCAAGTCTCAAAGCATGTGGCGCCGCCGTACGCGGGGTGATGTGCATGCATGGATTCGGTTGTTGCTCTTGCTAGCAGCAAAGGGGCGGCGATCGACACCTCAATTTGCATGTGAAGGATGTCTTGATTCATCGAGGATCGTTATCTCGTGATGACCTGAGTTGCCCTGGTCACACCACAATCGCCGCCCCACGACGCAAGGCGCAGCAAGTCAACCCCAAAAAAATGAATTGCTGCAATAATTATAGATGTCGAAATAGAACGGGCAAACAGGATGGCACGAGGACCACACGTTTGGTGAGGCGCTAAGCGCAAGCATGGTCGTTTGATCGTTTCCTGTGCTTGAGCGGCTCGGCTCATGCTTACTAATGTCGTGCTTAGTAGGCCCTAAAAAGGCCTGTTAGACCGTCTTCAGTAGATAAGATAAAATAGACGACGTGAAACTGTAGATGGTACCGTTTGACATAGTTTGCAGAGTGGAGTTTGAGATAGAAGATAAGATAGGAACTTTAGGAGGCAACTGCATGATACCCCCATAATATAAGACTTTTATTCTTACCCCATAATATAAGGTGTACTCTTTCTAGACACATGTATATCGATACAATAGTAATAATGTTGATATAAAGAATTAAATATATTTTTGTCTTTGAATTATAGACGATTACGCTTTAGAGCAAGTATAATAAGAGGTTGTAAGCAGGCTAAATGCTCACGTGGATGAGAGAGAGGAAGTTGATTGTAAACTTACAATCGACTTGGACACAAGAGCAAAAAAATTATGAATTATGAGAGAGACAAGTAGATCATACATTAATAGTAGAGCTAATCACTGTACACATGGGTGAAGAGGTAGGCCGCAATAATTCTTACGACTAGTTGCTGAGTATATTATAAAACTTGCTCTTATATAATAGGACAGAGGTAGTACGATAAAAAGACCGGTATGTAAAGGTGTGGTCTCTAGTCTCTAGACCGATAAAGAGCTAAACTTTAGTACCTTCAAACATaggctaattataaaactaattatacaTATTAGGACTAAATGATAAGACGAATCTATTAAATCTAATTAGTTTATGATTCGCTTATGTGAAGGAAATGAACTGAACCAACATGGTAATACTTGAAAAAGTATACAAGTTTGTTATTTTGAATCATTTAGAGCTCGAAAGTTTTTGTTTTAAATACACATATTGTTGGGAACCAAATTGAGAGGaccagacggtccgcggtccgaacGGTCCGCGGTCCGAACAGTccacgcctgtgggc of Zea mays cultivar B73 chromosome 8, Zm-B73-REFERENCE-NAM-5.0, whole genome shotgun sequence contains these proteins:
- the LOC103636245 gene encoding non-classical arabinogalactan protein 30, which gives rise to MASSSSLAIRSVLGCLILVALAVCGLPSLGSAMGVPQRQPNPINFTIGVEGVVWCKSCRYRGYVESRDASPLRNASALLRCRHGRRALSVWSATNAHGYFLVQTGAQAAPFTSRNCKVYVPRSPVRGCRVAVSPGRNKGSPLKFRRFVTRTDGLQARYSAGSFTFAPQDRSKCD